A region of Moorena producens PAL-8-15-08-1 DNA encodes the following proteins:
- a CDS encoding phosphate/phosphite/phosphonate ABC transporter substrate-binding protein: MFRKVVTTIALIGILIPLWGCQNQSESQAKEVIVLGDIALNPSRKQRFQGVADYLAANLGQAGIGQGEVKIASDKETMAQWIKAGVVDLYMDSPYPAMYMVNQTGAKVILRRWKKGVAEYSTIFFARQDSGLKSLEDLKGKMLALEIPFSSSGYMFPLSHLMKAGMNPVEKGEANHQVPKNQVGYVFAGDDLNTVRWVLSKNVDAGATDSETFAGLSESQRSQLVVLAETNKFPRQVVVAAPDMDPKVLEEVKEVLMKMHKNKEGQEILQKFKKTAKFDQFPQEPKAALAQMEEYYELVQAGDK; this comes from the coding sequence ATGTTCCGAAAGGTTGTAACCACAATCGCCCTGATTGGGATCCTAATTCCCCTATGGGGTTGTCAAAATCAGAGCGAATCTCAAGCTAAAGAAGTGATTGTGCTAGGGGACATTGCGTTGAATCCATCCAGAAAGCAACGTTTTCAAGGGGTTGCTGATTACCTGGCAGCTAATTTAGGTCAAGCAGGAATTGGTCAGGGGGAGGTCAAAATTGCTTCCGATAAAGAAACCATGGCGCAATGGATAAAAGCGGGTGTTGTGGATCTTTACATGGATAGTCCTTATCCAGCCATGTATATGGTTAACCAAACTGGTGCTAAGGTAATCCTGCGCCGCTGGAAGAAGGGTGTTGCTGAGTACAGTACTATATTTTTCGCCCGCCAAGATAGTGGTCTGAAATCTCTGGAAGACTTAAAAGGCAAAATGCTTGCCCTAGAGATTCCCTTCTCCTCCTCAGGTTATATGTTTCCTCTATCTCATCTGATGAAAGCCGGTATGAATCCAGTGGAGAAGGGGGAAGCGAATCATCAGGTGCCTAAAAATCAGGTGGGATATGTTTTTGCTGGTGATGACCTCAACACTGTGCGCTGGGTATTGAGCAAAAATGTTGATGCTGGTGCTACTGATAGTGAAACCTTTGCAGGATTGTCAGAGAGTCAACGGTCACAGCTAGTGGTGTTGGCAGAAACCAACAAATTTCCTCGACAGGTGGTAGTTGCTGCACCAGATATGGATCCTAAGGTACTTGAGGAAGTCAAAGAAGTACTAATGAAAATGCATAAGAACAAAGAGGGTCAGGAAATTTTGCAGAAATTCAAAAAGACTGCCAAATTTGATCAATTTCCCCAAGAACCAAAAGCAGCTTTAGCACAGATGGAAGAGTATTATGAATTGGTGCAGGCAGGGGATAAGTAA
- a CDS encoding choice-of-anchor I family protein, producing MTNYIKLSTISTFETGIFDDGAAEIPAYDTSSQRLFVVNGANNAIDVLNLSDPANPTKITEISLNDFGGGTNSVAVNNGIVAVAVEDENTQNPGQVVFFNTDGHFLNAVTVGALPDALTFTADGQKVLVANEGEPNNEFTVDPEGSVSIIDISGGVKQATVTNADFKAFNPQIEQLQDQGVRIFGPGATVAQDLEPEFITVSEDSQTAWITLQENNALAVLDINRGEITDILPLGFKDHSLPGNGFDASDQDDGINIQNWPVFGMFQPDAIASFQVDGKTFLITANEGDSRDFEGFSEEVLVGDLNLDPHAFPDAAELQQAENLGSLIVTNTLGDTDGDGDFDQLFAFGSRSFSIWDEYGNQVFDSGDDFEHITAEFLPDDFNSDNDANNSFDTRSNDRGPEPEGVVTGVIDGRTFAFIGLERIGGIMVYDVSDPTHPTFVQYINNRDFSGDAAAGTAGDLGPEGLTFISAEDSPNGRPLLVAANEVSGTTTIYEIDSILPDQSIVGDEGDNKLVGTEEDDIIKGLEGNDTIHGDRGDDLIQGNQGDDKLKGGRGHDDLDGGSGNDTIRGGRGHDNLDGGLDNDFLQGGRGDDILDGSHGDDTIKGGRHDDILDGGSGDDILNGGRGSDVMTGGEGNDHFIFKQNKSLLPGEFDVIKDFEVGVDKIEFQGWGNIDPQEWLNSVIYDGRITNTEDGTLFQANDAGKVLIEGVSVEQLSASDFSFT from the coding sequence ATGACAAATTATATAAAACTATCAACAATTAGTACCTTTGAAACCGGTATATTTGACGATGGTGCTGCTGAAATTCCTGCTTATGACACCAGCTCACAACGCCTGTTTGTAGTCAATGGCGCTAATAATGCCATTGATGTTCTGAATCTGAGCGATCCTGCTAATCCTACCAAAATTACTGAAATTAGCCTCAATGATTTTGGGGGAGGTACCAACAGTGTTGCGGTGAATAATGGTATTGTTGCTGTAGCAGTTGAAGATGAAAATACACAGAATCCTGGTCAAGTTGTTTTCTTTAACACTGATGGCCATTTCTTGAATGCCGTAACTGTTGGAGCGCTACCTGATGCATTGACCTTCACCGCTGATGGTCAAAAAGTGTTGGTAGCTAATGAAGGAGAACCCAATAATGAATTTACCGTTGATCCAGAAGGGTCTGTTAGTATTATCGACATCTCTGGAGGTGTTAAGCAAGCTACTGTTACTAACGCTGACTTCAAAGCATTTAATCCTCAAATCGAGCAATTGCAAGACCAGGGAGTACGTATCTTTGGTCCCGGTGCTACCGTAGCCCAAGACTTAGAACCTGAGTTCATTACCGTGTCTGAGGATTCCCAAACAGCCTGGATTACCCTGCAAGAAAATAATGCCTTGGCTGTGCTAGATATCAATCGTGGCGAAATTACTGATATCTTGCCCTTAGGATTTAAAGACCACAGTCTTCCCGGTAATGGCTTCGATGCTAGTGATCAAGATGATGGGATTAATATCCAGAATTGGCCGGTTTTTGGAATGTTCCAGCCGGATGCGATCGCATCATTTCAGGTAGACGGCAAAACCTTCCTAATTACAGCTAACGAAGGGGATAGCCGGGACTTTGAGGGCTTTAGCGAAGAAGTGCTAGTGGGAGACCTTAACCTAGATCCCCATGCTTTTCCCGATGCAGCTGAACTCCAACAAGCTGAAAACCTGGGTTCCTTGATAGTGACAAACACTTTAGGGGATACAGACGGTGACGGTGATTTTGATCAGCTTTTTGCCTTCGGGAGTCGTTCCTTCTCCATCTGGGATGAATATGGCAATCAAGTTTTCGACAGTGGAGATGACTTCGAGCACATCACTGCGGAATTTCTCCCTGATGACTTTAACTCCGACAATGACGCCAACAACTCCTTTGATACCCGCAGCAATGACAGAGGACCGGAACCCGAAGGAGTGGTAACAGGAGTAATTGATGGACGCACCTTCGCTTTTATTGGCTTAGAGCGTATTGGTGGAATCATGGTCTATGACGTGAGTGACCCCACTCATCCTACCTTTGTGCAATACATCAACAACCGGGATTTTAGCGGTGATGCTGCGGCGGGAACAGCAGGAGACCTTGGGCCAGAAGGATTGACCTTCATTTCTGCCGAAGATAGTCCCAATGGCAGACCTCTGTTGGTAGCAGCCAATGAAGTTAGTGGCACGACCACCATCTATGAAATCGACTCAATCCTTCCCGATCAAAGCATTGTGGGAGATGAGGGGGATAACAAACTAGTTGGTACTGAAGAAGATGATATCATTAAGGGTCTCGAAGGCAATGACACAATTCATGGTGACCGAGGTGATGACTTAATTCAGGGAAACCAAGGTGATGACAAGCTTAAAGGGGGTCGGGGTCATGACGACCTTGATGGTGGCAGTGGCAATGACACGATCAGGGGGGGTCGAGGTCATGACAACCTTGACGGTGGTCTAGATAATGACTTTCTCCAAGGGGGAAGGGGTGATGATATCCTAGATGGTAGCCATGGCGATGATACCATTAAAGGGGGTCGCCATGATGATATCCTAGATGGTGGCAGTGGCGATGATATCTTAAATGGTGGTCGTGGCAGTGATGTCATGACTGGTGGTGAAGGCAATGATCACTTTATTTTTAAACAGAATAAAAGTCTATTACCCGGTGAATTTGATGTGATCAAGGACTTTGAGGTAGGTGTCGATAAAATTGAATTCCAGGGTTGGGGGAATATTGATCCTCAAGAGTGGTTGAATTCGGTTATCTATGACGGTCGGATAACTAACACCGAAGATGGGACTTTGTTTCAGGCCAATGATGCTGGAAAGGTTCTCATAGAAGGAGTGAGTGTAGAGCAGCTCAGTGCCTCAGATTTCAGCTTCACCTAA
- a CDS encoding SPFH domain-containing protein → MERIQEIPTFKINGFAALVGIIAIASFGVWLGKGLVGFSNINDVFLYTNNLFGIGLVIVALVALKGFLTVQPNQARVLVFLGNYVGSVRTSGFWWVNPFASKQLVSLRVRNFNSDKLKVNDAKGNPIEIAAVVVWRVVDSAKATFDVNSYVDFVAIQSETAIRGLASRYPYDTNQENLASLRGSPEEIAAALKEELQARLEVSGVEVIDSRISYLAYAPEIAQVMLRRQQAQAIIAARQEIIEGALSMVEMSIKRLNDNQIIQLDEETKAAMINNLLVVLTAEQNIQPVVNTGSLKL, encoded by the coding sequence ATGGAACGTATTCAGGAAATTCCTACCTTTAAAATTAATGGTTTTGCTGCTCTGGTAGGGATTATTGCGATCGCTAGTTTTGGTGTGTGGTTAGGTAAAGGTCTAGTCGGGTTTTCCAATATCAACGACGTATTTCTCTATACCAACAACTTATTTGGTATTGGTCTAGTGATCGTAGCCTTGGTTGCCCTAAAAGGCTTTCTGACTGTGCAGCCTAACCAAGCCCGAGTGCTAGTGTTTTTAGGTAACTACGTTGGCAGTGTCCGTACCTCTGGCTTTTGGTGGGTTAACCCTTTCGCCTCGAAGCAACTGGTTTCTCTACGAGTGCGTAATTTCAACAGTGATAAGCTCAAGGTAAATGACGCGAAAGGGAACCCCATTGAGATTGCTGCGGTAGTTGTCTGGCGAGTTGTAGACTCAGCCAAAGCCACCTTTGACGTGAATTCCTATGTAGATTTTGTGGCCATCCAAAGTGAGACCGCTATCCGTGGTTTAGCCAGTCGCTATCCCTACGATACTAATCAAGAAAACCTAGCGTCACTCAGAGGCAGCCCCGAAGAGATTGCAGCAGCTCTCAAGGAAGAGTTACAGGCTCGCTTGGAGGTGTCAGGTGTCGAGGTGATTGATAGTCGTATTTCCTATTTAGCCTACGCTCCAGAAATTGCCCAAGTCATGCTAAGGCGTCAACAAGCTCAAGCAATCATAGCAGCTCGTCAAGAAATTATCGAAGGTGCCTTAAGCATGGTGGAAATGTCCATCAAGCGGCTGAACGATAACCAAATTATTCAGCTAGACGAGGAAACAAAAGCAGCAATGATTAACAATTTGCTAGTGGTTTTGACAGCTGAGCAAAATATACAACCTGTTGTCAATACTGGTAGTCTTAAACTCTAA
- a CDS encoding transposase, translating into MSIASSLVAVVYRGRALPVAWRVLHHSSAMVSFRDYRDLLDQAARCLPKHVKIVLLADRGFVHKDLIKALTQKWHWHYRIRLKKDAWIWRTGKGWCQLKKFHFKPGEALCFHNVGLHKDQWYDSLHIAFGRNNINGEFWAIVSDQPTTLQTFCEYGLRFDIEEAFKDDQSNGWNIQKSEIRCVCAMHETVVHLGLGHTLCDSARHIGCGNRETTVG; encoded by the coding sequence ATGAGTATTGCCAGTTCCCTTGTGGCAGTGGTTTATCGGGGTCGTGCTCTGCCAGTAGCTTGGCGAGTCCTTCACCATAGCAGTGCTATGGTCTCATTCAGGGACTACCGAGACCTGTTGGATCAGGCAGCTCGGTGCCTACCCAAACACGTGAAAATTGTCTTATTGGCTGATCGAGGGTTTGTCCATAAGGATTTGATCAAAGCCCTGACTCAGAAATGGCATTGGCATTATCGTATCCGTTTGAAAAAGGATGCTTGGATTTGGCGAACTGGCAAAGGTTGGTGTCAACTGAAAAAGTTTCACTTCAAACCGGGCGAAGCGCTGTGTTTTCACAACGTGGGATTGCATAAAGATCAATGGTATGACTCGCTTCACATAGCGTTTGGGCGCAACAACATCAATGGGGAGTTTTGGGCCATCGTCAGTGATCAACCGACCACCTTACAAACATTCTGTGAATACGGATTGAGATTCGATATTGAGGAGGCTTTTAAGGACGACCAGTCCAACGGCTGGAACATCCAGAAATCCGAGATTCGGTGTGTATGTGCCATGCACGAGACTGTGGTTCATCTTGGCCTTGGCCACACTCTATGTGACAGCGCAAGGCACATTGGTTGTGGAAACCGGGAAACGACGGTGGGTTGA
- a CDS encoding FkbM family methyltransferase, producing MDLEQISRKSLFGQVLRLPLRLIPPEMTMPIWLGKLAGKKWIVGAGRNGCWLGTYEYDNQRVLEKTLKLGNTVFDIGAHAGFFTLLTSVLVGDQGKVFAFEPLPQNLGYLRKHLSINSITNATVMAAALSDRSGMASFRETSGSYQGGISSQGTLQVKMVSLDQLIASGELPVPDCIKIDVEGHEKFVLLGAKSLLESAHPTIFLSIHGRPVYQQCCQLLESLGYKIQVLDKPHGGELPKNLDLIASYPG from the coding sequence ATGGATTTGGAACAGATTTCCCGAAAAAGCCTCTTTGGTCAGGTTTTACGTTTGCCCTTAAGGCTAATTCCTCCTGAGATGACAATGCCGATCTGGCTAGGTAAGCTCGCGGGTAAAAAATGGATAGTTGGTGCTGGCAGAAACGGCTGTTGGTTAGGGACTTATGAGTATGACAACCAACGGGTGCTTGAGAAAACTCTGAAATTAGGAAACACTGTATTTGATATTGGAGCTCACGCTGGTTTCTTTACACTATTGACTTCGGTGCTAGTTGGTGATCAGGGAAAAGTTTTTGCCTTTGAGCCCCTACCCCAAAACCTTGGTTACTTAAGAAAACATCTGTCTATCAACAGCATTACCAATGCCACAGTTATGGCAGCAGCGCTTTCAGACCGCTCTGGTATGGCATCCTTTAGAGAAACCTCTGGCAGCTATCAGGGGGGTATTTCTTCTCAAGGAACACTTCAAGTCAAGATGGTTAGTTTAGATCAACTGATTGCCAGTGGTGAACTTCCTGTGCCGGACTGCATCAAAATTGATGTGGAGGGGCATGAGAAGTTTGTTCTACTTGGTGCCAAATCTCTGTTGGAAAGTGCTCATCCTACCATTTTCTTGTCTATCCATGGACGACCTGTCTATCAGCAATGTTGTCAGTTGTTAGAATCTTTGGGCTACAAGATTCAAGTCTTAGACAAACCCCATGGTGGAGAACTGCCAAAAAACCTTGATTTGATCGCTTCTTACCCGGGTTGA
- the hpsP gene encoding hormogonium polysaccharide biosynthesis glycosyltransferase HpsP: protein MRILQIVPSISLVYGGPSQMVKGLSQALASQGVAITVLTTNSNGDAGQPPLDVPLDQPVEQDGYQIRYFRCSPFRRYKFSLGLLRWLWQHASEFDLAHIHALFSPVTTAAATIARKQGLPYLLRPLGTLDPADLRKKQQLKRIYAALWEKPNLAGAAGIHFTSPQEAKISERFGTASPDIVIPLGVTPPIQQQLQQQLAQARTELKIPHDQPLVLFMSRIDPKKGLDLLIPALEKLLNEGFQFHFVLAGTNPQDPSYENSIIEQIKASILSSNTTITGFVTGDLKAALLKDADVFVLPSYYENFGIAVAEAMVAGTAVVISDQVHIWENVKDAEAGWVSPCEVQALTRQLREALQNKEECQLRGVKAQEYALKHYSWNAIAQQMIQVYRQISH, encoded by the coding sequence ATGCGAATTTTACAAATCGTCCCGTCGATTTCCCTGGTATATGGTGGTCCGAGTCAAATGGTAAAGGGACTATCTCAGGCTCTGGCCTCTCAAGGAGTAGCAATTACAGTACTAACTACTAACTCTAATGGGGATGCTGGTCAACCCCCTTTGGATGTACCCCTAGATCAACCAGTAGAACAGGATGGTTATCAGATCAGATACTTCCGTTGCTCTCCCTTTCGCCGCTATAAATTTTCCCTGGGCTTATTACGCTGGCTATGGCAACACGCCTCAGAATTTGACCTTGCCCATATCCATGCCTTATTTTCTCCAGTAACTACAGCAGCGGCTACCATCGCCCGAAAACAGGGATTACCCTACCTATTGCGTCCCTTAGGTACCCTTGACCCAGCGGATTTGCGGAAGAAACAACAGCTAAAGCGCATCTATGCCGCACTGTGGGAGAAACCGAATTTAGCTGGAGCAGCTGGTATACACTTTACCAGTCCACAGGAAGCTAAGATTTCGGAACGTTTTGGGACAGCATCCCCTGATATCGTGATTCCCTTAGGAGTAACGCCGCCAATCCAGCAACAACTCCAGCAACAACTAGCTCAAGCACGTACTGAATTAAAGATTCCCCATGACCAACCCTTAGTGTTGTTTATGTCTCGTATTGACCCGAAGAAGGGATTGGATTTACTTATCCCAGCTCTAGAAAAGCTATTAAACGAAGGATTCCAGTTTCACTTTGTCTTGGCGGGAACTAATCCTCAAGACCCAAGTTATGAAAATAGTATCATAGAGCAGATCAAGGCTTCAATTCTATCATCAAATACTACCATTACTGGTTTCGTGACCGGTGACTTGAAAGCAGCATTGTTAAAGGATGCGGATGTATTTGTCCTGCCATCTTACTACGAAAACTTTGGGATTGCAGTAGCGGAAGCGATGGTGGCTGGGACAGCAGTGGTGATTTCTGACCAGGTCCATATTTGGGAAAACGTCAAAGATGCGGAAGCAGGATGGGTGAGTCCTTGCGAGGTTCAGGCTTTGACTAGACAGTTACGGGAAGCCCTGCAAAATAAAGAGGAATGCCAACTGCGGGGAGTCAAGGCTCAGGAGTATGCTTTAAAGCACTATAGTTGGAATGCGATCGCACAACAAATGATTCAGGTTTACCGTCAAATTAGTCATTAG